In Daucus carota subsp. sativus chromosome 4, DH1 v3.0, whole genome shotgun sequence, one DNA window encodes the following:
- the LOC108216972 gene encoding uncharacterized protein LOC108216972, with amino-acid sequence MGFNPLFTILKDTKFTRPNYIEWKRNLDIVLTAEEYKFCTYEPKPEQPAADAPDEDKEYYKRWTKADEMSRCYILAAMSDQTYTHWIWHGELNTESKSPTEDTASLESVDQIPMKPDNADIDDDISFDSADAFNHVQSEHEPLYLGCEGFTKMKALVKLYNLKAKYQVSDGCFSELLLLVGSTLPEGNTFPSSFSEAKKSLYALGMEYEKIHVCPNDCLLYHGEKDEDETSCLVCQASRWKLNKKGEELEGVPAKVLWYFPFIPRLRTLFSSAQTAKDLTWHDTERINDGKLRHPADSNTWKEVDRNIVKGYNACHVYVDGTKATRLTNYRKCVVMRHRRWLPRAHPYRRKKEEFDNTMEKGTAPIPLTGEEVLERTKHLKSHVFGKTQRQPRFKEGDVRPIFKKVSIFFEHEYWKFLSVRHVLDVMYIEKNICEALLGTMLNIPKKKKDKESVRLDMAEMGIRTELRPKTPRKKEKLPLASWNLTHSEKK; translated from the exons atgggctttaatccactgttcaccatacttaaggataccAAATTTACcagacctaactatattgaatggaaacgtaatttggacattgtgttgactgctgaggagtacaagttttgcacttatgaacccaagcccgAGCAGCCTGCTGCTGATGCGCCTGATGAGGATaaggagtattataagcggtggacaaaggctgatgagatgtcgcgatgttacattctggcagcaatgtcgg ATCAGACCTACACTCATTGGATATGGCATGGAGAGTTAAATACAGAAAGCAAGTCTCCTACAGAAGACACAGCTAGTTTAGAGTCTGTGGACCAAATCCCGATGAAACCAGACAATGCtgatattgatgatgatattTCTTTTGATTCTGCTGATGCATTTAACCATGTTCAATCTGAACATGAACCACTTTATCTGGGGTGTGAAGGATTTACAAAGATGAAGGCTTTGGTAAAGTTATATAACTTGAAAGCAAAATACCAAGTATCAGATGGTTGCTTCTCTGAACTTCTATTGTTGGTTGGTTCTACGCTCCCGGAAGGCAACACCTTCCCTTCTTCATTTAGTGAAGCAAAAAAAAGCTTGTACGCTTTAGGAATGGAGTATGAAAAAATTCACGTATGTCCAAATGATTGTTTATTGTATCATGGAGAAAAGGATGAAGATGAGACAAGTTGTCTTGTTTGTCAAGCCTCTAGATGGAAGTTGAACAAAAAAGGAGAAGAATTAGAAGGGGTTCCGGCAAAGGTTTTATGGTATTTCCCGTTTATACCACGTTTGAGGACTTTATTCAGTTCTGCACAAACAGCCAAGGACTTGACTTGGCATGACACGGAGAGAATAAATGATGGTAAATTGAGACATCCAGCGGATTCAAACACATGGAAGGAAGTCGACA GGAACATTGTAAAAGGATATAATGCGTGTCATGTTTACGTTGATGGAACAAAAGCAACGAGGCTGACTAATTACCGTAAGTGCGTGGTCATGAGGCATCGGAGGTGGTTGCCCCGTGCACATCCATATCGAAGGAAGAAAGAAGAGTTTGATAACACAATGGAAAAAGGAACTGCCCCAATTCCATTAACCGGGGAGGAGGTGCTTgagagaacaaaacatttaaagAGTCATGTCTTTGGTAAGACACAACGCCAACCTCGATTCAAAGAAGGTGATGTTCGACCTATTTTTAAGAAggtttctatattttttgaacATGAGTATTGGAAGTTTTTGTCGGTTAGACATGTTCTCGATGTTATGTACATTGAGAAAAACATTTGCGAAGCTTTACTTGGTACTATGCTTAATATACCCAAGAAGAAAAAAGACAAGGAATCTGTCCGGCTAGACATGGCTGAAATGGGAATAAGAACGGAGCTAAGGCCAAAAACTCCCAGGAAAAAGGAGAAGTTACCATTGGCATCTTGGAATTTAACTCATTCGGAAAAAAAGTAG